One region of Ascaphus truei isolate aAscTru1 chromosome 13, aAscTru1.hap1, whole genome shotgun sequence genomic DNA includes:
- the LOC142465213 gene encoding uncharacterized protein LOC142465213 has translation MMQRNGEDFSRFDWIKDTYLFGRKLLLHKFFKRRAQNQLRSIGQEDFDDQYLEAINNLAALEEESLRTPGEGPFTTMKPKSRFTPALETCHNVATFIGLVTADIEHLKPRPSNTNLTYLERQSLLELKRNSTITIKPSEKGGNIVVVNTTDYVNENLRLLSDRDCYAILRTDPTNTFLCDLKLILDMGVQTKALSLKESMALLNKNPRMATFYSLPKVHKSLEAPPGHPIVSGISNITEQSSIYVDKVLRPFVVTLPSYLRDTKDALNKLKEVSIKEDTLLISLDVESLYTSIIHERGIQAVEYYLNKRSSEFSSHNKLGTRTHFDEFIGELNDNPLNLRLTSEVDQTNITFLDLLISKTTHGTLSTSLHRKSTATNSLLRADSHHPKHLIRGIPTSQFLRLRRNCSSNEDFETQALLEALPLEEGESSQHQPSSDPKPARKKRVEKPRNPRFNDQENTALVTGILEHYDSIYGHLLGRTSSASRKEMWDTIVIGVNACGNHVRDKRNCHKRFDDIRSKLKKKIQHQRVHATGTGGGPTPQRLILSPLEELLRAKLLPVVVEGLPGDRDIGIYPSQFPPVAPEGHVSPETEQVSSPGSASSTHLEEHDEEDFDDDDDDDDAAAAAIDTQIQASDHEEVPIETVLPPNRPAKTTYDAIVASEGKIVEAENRRHSDLMTVLERMIALQEETVSQLAHLHRVFIEVPKQLQKINTSFEALVVQQTQANYWRMTNVPQFNSSQAGSVHAGQFSPHASDIHSPGPNVTSQVADIAVQVPDDILPLPSVQIQQLTPTKEATKRKHKQLLLTSFWSKTTKDTHETDQPSLVQCLPTCSHVSVGTSPVREQSLPKSPVGESLPKSPVGESLPKSPVGESLPKSPVGESLPKSPVGESLPKSPVGESLPKSPVGESLATSPVGESLATSPVGEQSLPKSPVGESLPKSPVGESLATSPAREVPEATQSGSVVPKVGGKRKRKIQETTSRPVTRSQKEQKK, from the exons ATGATGCAGAGAAATGGCGAG GACTTCTCCAGATTTGATTGGATCAAGGACACGTATTTGTTTGGTCGCAAATTATTATTGCATAAGTTCTTTAAAAGAAGGGCGCAGAATCAACTTAGGTCAATAGGGCAGGAAGACTTCGATGACCAATATCTAGAAGCTATAAACAATCTAGCTGCATTGGAAGAGGAATCTTTAAGGACACCGGGCGAAGGCCCATTCACCACCATGAAACCCAAATCGAGGTTCACACCGGCACTTGAGACATGCCACAATGTTGCAACCTTCATCGGTCTAGTTACTGCAGACATTGAACACCTTAAGCCCAGACCCTCCAATACCAATTTGACCTATTTGGAGAGACAGTCCCTGTTAGAGTTAAAACGTAACTCGACTATCACGATCAAACCCTCAGAAAAAGGGGGTAACATCGTGGTAGTCAACACTACAGACTATGTTAACGAGAACCTGCGCTTATTATCCGACCGCGACTGTTACGCGATCCTGAGAACAGACCCAACAAATACGTTCCTATGCGACCTTAAACTGATTTTGGACATGGGAGTCCAGACTAAGGCTCTTTCCCTTAAAGAAAGCATGGCACTCCTTAATAAGAATCCTAGGATGGCCACTTTCTATTCCCTCCCCAAGGTGCACAAAAGCCTGGAAGCACCACCAGGGCACCCTATCGTATCAGGGATCTCGAATATAACGGAACAAAGCAGTATCTATGTCGACAAGGTGCTTCGTCCCTTTGTAGTTACATTACCCTCATATTTGAGGGACACAAAGGACGCTCTCAATAAATTGAAGGAGGTGTCCATCAAGGAGGACACGTTACTCATCAGCCTGGATGTAGAATCTCTATATACTTCCATAATACATGAGAGGGGCATCCAGGCTGTAGAATACTATCTCAACAAAAGGTCCAGCGAGTTTAGTAGCCATAACAAACTG GGTACGAGGACACACTTTGATGAGTTCATTGGCGAGCTTAATGATAATCCCCTCAACCTCAGACTCACCTCTGAGGTTGACCAGACGAACATTACGTTCCTCGACCTCCTGATTTCTAAGACTACACATGGGACCTTATCTACGTCCCTTCATCGTAAGTCAACTGCTACGAACAGCCTCCTCAGGGCGGATAGCCACCACCCGAAACATCTAATAAGGGGTATACCAACCAGTCAGTTCTTACgcctgaggaggaactgttcatCCAATGAAGACTTCGAGACACAGGCG cttttggaggctcttccattggaagaaggagagtccagtcagcaccagccaagctctgaccctaaacctgctcggaagaaacgtgtggagaagccacgtaatcctcgcttcaatgaccaggaaaatacagctcttgtcactggcattctggagcactatgacagtatatatggacatttactag ggcggacaagttcagcaagcagaaaagaaatgtgggacacaatagtcattggtgtcaatgcgtgtgggaatcatgtgagggacaagcggaattgtcacaagagatttgatgatattaggtccaaattgaaaaagaaaatacaacaccaacgcgtgcatgctactggcactggaggtgggcccacaccacaacgtctcatattaagtccattggaggagctgcttcgggcaaaattacttcccgtcgtcgtggaaggcttacctggtgaccgtgatataggaatttacccctcacaatttccaccag ttgcccctgaaggacatgtgtcacctgagactgaacaagtgtcttcacctgggtcagccagctcaacacacctagaag aacatgatgaagaggattttgatgatgatgatgatgatgatgatgccgccgccgccgccatagacacacaaatacaagcaagtgaccatgaagaggttccaattgaaactgttttaccgccaaatcgtccagcaaaaaccacatatgatgcaattgtagcttctgagggaaaaattgtggaagcagaaaatcgtcgccattctgacctgatgacagtgctggaaaggatgattgcactgcaggaagaaacagtttcacaattggcacatctccacagagtcttcattgaagtgcctaaacagttgcaaaaaatcaacacctcattcgaagcattagttgttcagcaaacacaagctaattactggagaatgactaatgtaccacaattcaacagctcacaggcaggatctgttcatgcaggtcagttttcaccacatgcttctgatattcattcaccaggcccaaatgttaccagtcaagtagcagacattgctgtgcaggttcctgacgacatcctaccgctgccatctgtacaaattcagcagctgacacctacaaaggaggccacaaaaagaaaacacaagcagttactactgaccagtttttggtcaaaaacaacaaaagacacacatgaaacagaccaaccatcacttgtgcagtgtctaccaacttgctcacatgtgtcagtgggcacaagccctgtccgtgaacagtcactacccaaaagccctgtaggtgagtcactgcccaaaagccctgtaggtgaatcgctgcccaaaagccctgtaggtgaatcgctgcccaaaagccctgtaggtgaatcgctgcccaaaagccctgtaggtgaatcgctgcccaaaagccctgtaggtgaatcactgcccaaaagccctgtaggtgagtcactggccacaagccctgtaggtgagtcactggccacaagccctgtaggtgaacagtcactacccaaaagccctgtaggtgagtcactgcccaaaagccctgtaggtgagtcactggccacaagccctgcccgtgaagtgccagaggccactcaaagtggctctgttgtacctaaagttggtggcaaaagaaaaaggaaaattcaagagacaacaagcaggcctgttactcgctcgcaaaaagaacaaaaaaaataa